A single genomic interval of Aedes aegypti strain LVP_AGWG chromosome 1, AaegL5.0 Primary Assembly, whole genome shotgun sequence harbors:
- the LOC5566774 gene encoding contactin-2 isoform X2: MWVHEGRRDDFQQRFQSDGSLQLTNLTSKDGGKYTCSELVPTFTTVQLDDIPSAEDSNGTGEALLMFGPRNDTQNISSSSEEDEPSTPSSPQFDSTPDRYVQIRQFNVKVRTPPLAVSNFFVRASTIIAVLVWEVMPNRTGGYAIRDFTAEMRKLRWSDEEPEERWETIDPRHISPNARQLEIYHLIPNTTYEFRIWANNALGAGEVMTITATTSPDMEEKDLIRRIMIDAQNFDTRVWIAAVGVVMGTLVILTLGTCIVLYKECREPIEKEEELDSLELVPNIILNPGFCDSDDQGQNPLSPPVPRTLAFSPVAVGNNHLSSHHNRRGSSYHSRYHYDDDDDYEPMTFSRRMSIFFTGNTIKRI; the protein is encoded by the exons AGTGACGGCTCCCTCCAGCTCACAAACCTGACATCCAAAGATGGCGGCAAATACACGTGCTCGGAGTTGGTCCCAACCTTCACCACGGTACAGCTCGACGACATTCCATCGGCGGAAGACAGCAACGGCACCGGCGAGGCATTGCTAATGTTCGGTCCTCGTAACGACACCCAGAACATCAGTAGCAGCAGCGAAGAGGACGAACCATCGACGCCATCGTCGCCACAGTTCGACAGCACTCCCGATCGATACGTGCAGATCCGACAGTTCAACGTAAAGGTGCGAACACCTCCGTTGGCCGTGTCCAACTTTTTTGTGCGGGCCTCCACCATCATTGCCGTGCTGGTTTGGGAGGTTATGCCCAATCGGACCGGAGGCTACGCCATCCGGGACTTTACCGCTGAGATGCGTAAGCTTCGGTGGAGCGACGAGGAACCCGAGGAACGCTGGGAAACAATCGATCCGCGGCACATCAGCCCGAATGCG CGTCAGCTGGAGATCTACCATCTGATCCCGAACACGACGTACGAGTTCCGGATCTGGGCCAACAACGCTCTGGGAGCCGGAGAAGTGATGACCATCACAGCGACCACCTCACCCGATATGGAGGAGAAAG ACCTGATCCGGCGGATCATGATCGATGCACAGAACTTCGATACCCGCGTTTGGATCGCAGCAGTCGGCGTCGTCATGGGAACGCTGGTCATCCTGACGCTCGGGACCTGCATCGTGCTGTACAAGGAGTGCCGCGAACCTATCG aaaaagaagaagagctGGACAGTTTGGAGCTGGTGCCGAACATCATTCTGAATCCGGGCTTCTGTGACTCCGACGACCAGGGGCAGAATCCGCTATCACCGCCAGTGCCTCGAACACTGGCATTCTCACCGGTAGCCGTAGGAAACAACCATCTAAGCTCGCATCATAACCGTCGCGGAAGCAGCTACCACAGTCGGTATCACTATGACGACGATGATGACTACGAACCAATGACATTTAGCCGTCGCATGTCGATCTTCTTTACTGGCAACACGATCAAGCGAATTTGA